One Rosa chinensis cultivar Old Blush chromosome 3, RchiOBHm-V2, whole genome shotgun sequence DNA window includes the following coding sequences:
- the LOC121052277 gene encoding uncharacterized protein LOC121052277, producing MAFPGCCYPFLGRFSSSSRLHYTKIFTFVFQFALMAIRISLGFSGFVAHNLASSANIHVNNCCGIHRCWVRSLLFGTNQISVLDVGFNVVFSDLKAQLEALVTNNARESEIQGVIGEVPDIILRCVSRDEAALAVAQKSLRHCFNIFARIRKLKYLGRMLLQAH from the exons ATGGCATTCCCTGGCTGTTGTTACCCTTTTCTAGGTCGTTTTTCTTCGTCTTCGAGACTGCACTATACCAAAATCTTCACCTTCGTATTTCAATTTGCTCTTATGGCGATCCGCATCTCCCTAGGATTTTCCGGCTTCGTGGCCCATAACCTAGCCTCCTCTGCCAATATTCACGTCAATAATTGCTGTGGCATCCACAGGTGCTGGGTCAGGTCTCTGCTATTCGGCACTAACCAG ATTAGTGTCTTGGATGTGGGGTTCAATGTGGTTTTTAGCGACTTAAAGGCCCAG TTGGAAGCTCTGGTGACTAACAATGCTAGAGAATCAGAAATCCAG GGAGTCATTGGTGAAGTGCCTGATATTATACTCAGATGTGTTAGTCGAGATGAGGCCGCCTTGGCTGTGGCTCAAAAG AGTTTAAGGCATTGTTTCAATATCTTTGCGAGGATTAGGAAGCTGAAATATTTAGGTAGAATGCTACTCCAGGCCCACTGA